Proteins from a genomic interval of Toxotes jaculatrix isolate fToxJac2 chromosome 5, fToxJac2.pri, whole genome shotgun sequence:
- the gpr37a gene encoding prosaposin receptor GPR37, which produces MPHPPLRLLCLWLCSEAVASQLHWQKTKTTFSPHYESTAADRNAQSQRWRTVSGEDNGGSRGASAQASWLDAVNRSSSELLGTEVHRRAVRKSDAQNGAQHIQLISGEEALRADGHKAGAPRRGGCSPGEVLKQTRHGPTCSPRRNGHSRRQRRSAKPDRSEPAQNGAAAAREALPAAMAQEQEDGAPFGLNTSDYEEEYSLPDYPDTTPFVPVNTRTRRKQVKNPFYPVTAESYGAYAVMITAVIIFTVGIIGNVSVMCIVCHNYYMRSISNSLLANLALWDFVIIFFCLPLVVFHELTKNWLLGEFSCRIIPYLEVASLGVTTFTLCALCIDRFRAATNVQMYYEMIENWASTTAKLAVIWVGALLLALPELLIRQLVTEDGDPPDVTPCERCVVRISTELPDTLYVLGLTYDGARLWWYFGCYFCLPTLFTICSSLVTARKIRRAERACVRGSKKQIQLESQMNCAVVALAILYGFCIIPENICNIISVYMAAGVPRRTLDILHLVSQLLLFCKSAVTPVLLFCLCQPFTKAFLDCCCCCCDECGPPRSPATATSDADNECTTTDLELSPFGTIRRGASTSAAAYAAVGTHC; this is translated from the exons ATGCCGCATCCACCTCTTAGGttactgtgtttgtggctgtgcAGCGAGGCCGTCGCGAGTCAACTCCACTGGCAGAAAACAAAGACGACTTTCAGTCCTCATTATGAATCCACCGCCGCTGACAGGAATGCGCAGAGCCAGAGATGGCGCACAGTCAGCGGGGAGGACAATGGGGGGTCGCGCGGTGCGAGTGCACAGGCCTCGTGGCTGGATGCTGTAAACCGGTcgtcctctgagctgctgggaACAGAGGTACACCGGCGCGCGGTGCGTAAAAGCGACGCGCAAAATGGAGCTCAGCACATCCAACTTATATCCGGAGAGGAAGCTTTACGCGCGGACGGACACAAGGCCGGTGCGCCGCGGAGAGGTGGATGCAGTCCGGGAGAAGTGCTTAAACAAACCCGGCATGGACCAACCTGCAGCCCTAGGAGGAACGGCCACAGTCGGCGACAGAGGCGGAGTGCAAAACCCGACAGAAGCGAGCCGGCACAGAATGGAGCCGCGGCCGCGAGGGAGGCTCTGCCCGCGGCCATGGCGCAGGAGCAAGAGGACGGCGCGCCTTTCGGACTCAACACTAGCGACTATGAGGAGGAGTACTCTCTGCCGGACTATCCCGACACCACGCCGTTCGTGCCGGTGAACACGCGGACCAGACGCAAGCAGGTGAAGAACCCGTTCTACCCGGTCACCGCAGAGTCTTACGGGGCGTACGCGGTCATGATCACCGCCGTCATCATCTTCACCGTGGGAATCATCGGGAACGTGTCTGTTATGTGCATCGTGTGTCACAACTATTATATGAGGAGTATCTCCAACTCTCTGCTCGCCAACCTCGCGCTGTGGGATTTCGTTATCATCTTCTTCTGCCTGCCGCTCGTGGTGTTTCACGAGCTCACCAAGAACTGGCTGCTGGGAGAGTTCTCCTGCAGGATCATCCCGTACCTGGAG GTGGCGTCTCTCGGGGTCACGACCTTCACGCTGTGCGCTCTGTGCATCGACCGTTTCCGAGCCGCCACCAACGTACAGATGTACTACGAGATGATCGAGAACTGGGCGTCCACCACGGCCAAGCTCGCCGTCATATGGGTGGGCGCTCTGCTGCTGGCGCTGCCCGAGCTGCTGATCCGACAGCTGGTCACAGAGGACGGCGACCCGCCTGACGTGACGCCGTGCGAGCGCTGCGTGGTCCGGATCTCCACCGAGCTACCGGACACGCTGTACGTCCTGGGACTCACCTACGACGGCGCACGACTCTGGTGGTACTTCGGCTGCTACTTCTGCCTGCCGACGCTGTTCACCATCTGCAGCTCCCTGGTCACTGCTCGCAAGATCCGTCGTGCCGAGCGCGCCTGCGTCCGCGGCAGCAAAAAGCAGATCCAGCTGGAAAGCCAGATGAACTGCGCTGTCGTGGCGTTGGCCATCCTCTACGGCTTCTGCATCATCCCGGAGAACATCTGCAACATCATCAGCGTGTACATGGCGGCCGGCGTTCCCAGGAGAACCCTGGACATCCTGCATCTGGTCAGCCAGCTGTTGCTCTTCTGTAAGTCCGCGGTGACGCCGGTGCTGCTGTTCTGCCTGTGCCAGCCGTTCACCAAAGCCTTCCtcgactgctgctgctgctgctgcgacgAGTGCGGCCCACCTCGGTCCCCCGCCACCGCCACCAGCGACGCCGACAACGAGTGTACCACCACCGACCTGGAGCTGTCTCCGTTCGGCACCATCCGAAGGGGGGCGTCCACCTCCGCCGCCGCCTACGCTGCTGTGGGGACACActgctga
- the LOC121182271 gene encoding hyaluronidase-5-like — protein sequence MNRAKPLHGKQHFSILITMLALLSSSQAFPRTDPPIRPGHPFLFMWNAPTELCEIRFGMPLDLSYFHVVSSTLKTATNQSISIFYTDRFGIFPYVDEDTGEMCDEGLPQLIDLQEHHELAEDDIEYYIPDDQPGLAVLDFEEWRPQWVRNWGSKDIYRQISIETVKKKNATLTDDEAEDRAKIVFERAAKRYFLRSIRIGKRLRPNRLWGYYLYPDCYNYDYNQDMENFTGECPAIEKDRNNELIWLWRESTALFPSIYLELVLKDSQQARLFVRHRIQEAIRVSALPNSSYSIPVYAYIRPVYKDSINDYLSEFDLVNTIGEAAALGAAGVVSWGDMNVTDTEDSCFDARRHLQQVMNPYILNVSTAAQLCSEALCQGRGRCVRKRWDDDVFLHLDPRRYQIRRQRRGGPLTVSGGLSQDDINWFDRSFDCTCYSDEQCRSVLTLNVLHEAVITRGSRGADRPRPLLLVMIVLCLRHVVM from the exons ATGAACCGAGCCAAACCGCTTCATGGCAAACAGCATTTCTCCATCCTCATCACCATGTTGGCCCTGCTGAGCTCCAGTCAGGCCTTTCCGAGGACGGACCCTCCCATCCGTCCTGGTCACCCCTTCCTGTTCATGTGGAACGCCCCGACTGAGCTGTGTGAGATCCGCTTCGGCATGCCCCTCGACCTCTCCTACTTCCACGTTGTAAGCAGCACACTGAAAACCGCGACCAACCAGAGCATCTCCATATTCTACACCGACCGCTTCGGCATCTTCCCCTACGTGGACGAAGACACTGGTGAGATGTGCGATGAGGGTCTGCCGCAGCTGATAGACCTGCAGGAGCACCACGAGCTGGCTGAGGACGACATCGAGTACTACATTCCCGATGACCAGCCAGGACTTGCTGTTCTTGACTTTGAGGAGTGGAGGCCACAGTGGGTGAGAAACTGGGGCAGCAAAGACATCTACCGACAGATTTCCATCGAAactgtcaagaaaaaaaacgcGACATTGACTGACGACGAGGCAGAGGACCGGGCGAAGATCGTGTTCGAACGTGCAGCCAAAAGGTACTTCCTCCGCTCCATACGCATCGGGAAGAGGCTGAGGCCCAACAGACTCTGGGGTTACTACCTGTACCCCGACTGCTACAATTATGACTACAACCAGGACATGGAGAACTTCACAGGAGAGTGTCCCGCCATCGAAAAGGACAGGAACAATGAGCTTATATGGCTCTGGAGAGAGTCCACAGCACTTTTTCCATCCATTTATCTGGAGCTGGTGCTCAAAGACTCCCAGCAGGCCCGGCTATTCGTCCGCCACCGAATCCAGGAGGCCATCAGGGTGTCAGCGCTCCCCAACAGCTCCTACTCCATCCCTGTCTACGCCTACATCCGGCCCGTGTACAAGGACAGCATCAACGACTATCTGTCAGAG TTTGATCTGGTCAACACCATCGGAGAAGCCGCCGCTCTCGGAGCCGCTGGCGTCGTTTCCTGGGGAGACATGAACGTCACAGATACAGAG GACTCCTGCTTTGACGCTCGACGCCACCTGCAGCAGGTCATGAACCCATACATCCTGAACGTCTCCACGGCAGCGCAGCTCTGCAGTGAGGCGCTGTGCCAGGGCCGAGGCCGCTGTGTGAGGAAGCGCTGGGACGACGACGTCTTCCTCCACCTCGACCCGCGTCGCTATCAGATCCGGCGGCAGCGCCGCGGCGGCCCGCTGACCGTGAGCGGCGGCCTCTCGCAAGACGACATCAACTGGTTCGACCGCAGCTTTGACTGCACGTGCTACAGCGACGAGCAGTGCAGGTCGGTCCTGACGCTCAACGTGCTCCACGAGGCCGTCATCACCAGGGGGAGTCGCGGTGCTGACAGGCCCCGCCCCCTCCTGCTGGTGATGATAGTGCTCTGTCTGAGACATGTCGTGATGTGA